The Caldisericia bacterium genome window below encodes:
- a CDS encoding ATP-binding cassette domain-containing protein, whose protein sequence is VKKGEFVFIVGPSGAGKSTLLKLIHKEIEPTSGEIFFNGESLKKYDKKIYLLRRKIGMIFQDFKLFKRRNVFENVSFPLESMGYPFSYIREKVDKTLKNVGIYEKRNSFPHTLSGGEGQRVSIARALVMSPLVLLADEPTGNLDWKTSFSLMDLFMEINQMGTTIIMCTHNEEIVRRYNKRIIYLREGKKVYEKFPRVN, encoded by the coding sequence GTTAAAAAGGGGGAGTTTGTATTCATAGTTGGTCCCTCTGGAGCAGGTAAATCTACACTTCTTAAACTCATACACAAGGAGATAGAACCTACCAGTGGGGAAATTTTCTTTAATGGAGAGTCTCTTAAAAAATATGACAAGAAAATATACCTCTTAAGGAGAAAGATAGGGATGATATTTCAGGATTTCAAACTCTTTAAGAGAAGGAATGTCTTTGAGAATGTATCCTTCCCTCTTGAATCCATGGGGTATCCATTTTCATACATAAGAGAAAAAGTGGATAAAACTTTAAAAAATGTGGGTATCTACGAAAAGAGAAATAGTTTCCCCCACACCCTTTCAGGTGGAGAGGGTCAGAGGGTCTCAATAGCAAGAGCACTGGTTATGTCTCCACTTGTACTTCTTGCTGATGAACCAACTGGAAATTTGGATTGGAAAACATCCTTTTCTTTGATGGATCTTTTTATGGAGATAAACCAGATGGGAACAACAATAATTATGTGCACACATAATGAGGAGATAGTTAGAAGATACAACAAAAGGATAATCTATTTAAGAGAAGGGAAGAAGGTGTATGAAAAGTTTCCTCGTGTTAATTAG